Genomic window (Lutra lutra chromosome 6, mLutLut1.2, whole genome shotgun sequence):
GATGATTGTGGGTCCTTCTGCTGGTTGGGTCTTCATGAATAAGTCCTGGTCATTCTAGGAAACATCCGATTAATTgatgttcatttttataaataaataaaattaaaaagaaattaaaagggagattgcactgcttctccctctctctctctgcctgcctctctgcctgcttgtgatctctctctgtcaaataaataaataacattaaaaaaaaaaaatctcaggggcacctgggtggcttagtgggttaagcctctgccttcggctcaggtcatgatctcagggtcctgggatcgagccccgcatcgggctctctactcagcggtgagcctgcttccctctctctctgcctgcctctctgcctacttgtgatctctatctctctctctgtcaaatgaataaaaataaaaaaattttttaaaaaaatctcagagtcccagaatgagccccatgtcatgctctgCGCTCAGTGAAGGTCCTGCCTGAGGATTCCctcttgccctctcccctcccccatggacACAAATTGTTATAGGCTGAGTTGTTTTTCCCAAAAATTCATATATCGAACTCCTTACCCCTGTGCTCAGAATGTGACCGTACTTAGAGACGGGGTCTTTAAAGAAGTGGTAAAAGTAAAAAGGAGATCATTAGGGTGGGCCTTCACCTGGCATGACTGATGTCCTTTTAAGAGGAGGACACTTGGACACAGATAGATACAGAGGAAGAGCCATGTGAAGACGCAGAAAGGAGATAgccatccacaagccaaggagagaggcctcagaagaaaccaaatctgttgacaccttgatcttggatttcaaGCTTCCAGAATCACGAgtaaatagatttctgttgtttaagccactggaTCTGGGCTCCTTTGTTATGGCTGCCTTAGCAGTCTTGCTTAGATGCCGTCTCtgttcagtaggtctgggtgtCGCCTTCCTGTTCTTATTTCTAACAAGACTGCATGTAGTACAGATGCTGCTGGTccgtggaccacactttgagtagcaagaatCTTAAGCACAGGTGAGGAACTTAccttacatctttttttctgcTAGGAAGGAAGGGAGTCCAGGAGGGCGAAGTAAACTCGTAGGTAGGAGATACAGGATCAATGTTGCTAGCAGACTGGCTAGGCACACCCAGAGGTGGTGTGTATGTTttggggtgagggaaggaggaagcccTGAATAATAGTGTTTGCTGGTCCCTGTGGAGTAAACACTCTCACCATGGCTGACTTCTATTACCAAGAGTTTGACAACTGGCTTGCAAAGTTCTTGGAGGTTTAAGAATGGCCTCTTGCGCTTCGGCTTTTCCACTCCTGTTATTCGGCTGTTGCTGATCCCTGGCTACTGCAGCACTAGGGTGTCAATTGGTCCCGCCCAGAACTTCAGTTCTGCTCTGCAAGGATATATAATACCTGATTGGTGTGTccatttaatataagaaaatggaaactgaACAGCCAGAGGAAACCTTCCCCAACACCGAAACCAATGGTGAATTTGGTAAACACCCTGCAGAAGATATGGAAGAGGAACAAGCTTTTAAAAGATCTAGAAACACTGATGAGATGGTTGAATTACGCATTTTGCTTCAGAGCAAGAATGCTGGGGCAGTGATtggaaaaggaggcaagaatattaAGGCTCTCCGTACAGACTACAATGCCAGTGTTTCAGTCCCAGACAGCAGTGGCCCCGAGCGCATATTGAGTATCAGTGCTGATATTGAAACAATTGgagaaattctgaagaaaatcaTCCCTACCTTGGAAGAGGGCCTGCAGTTGCCATCACCCACTGCAACCAGCCAGCTCCCGCTTGAATCTGATGCTGTGGAATGCTTAAATTACCAGCACTATAAAGGAAGTGACTTTGACTGCGAGTTGAGACTGCTGATTCATCAGAGTCTGGCAGGAGGAATTATTGGGGTCAAAGGTGCTAAAATCAAAGAACTTCGAGAGAACACACAGACAACAATCAAGCTTTTCCAGGAATGCTGTCCTCATTCTACTGACAGAGTCGTGCTTATTGGAGGAAAACCTGATAGGGTTGTAGAGTGCATCAAGATCATCCTTGATCTTATATCAGAGTCTCCCATCAAAGGACGTGCACAGCCTTATGATCCCAATTTTTACGATGAAACCTACGATTATGGTGGTTTTACAATGATGTTTGATGACCGCCGTGGGCGCCCTGTGGGATTTCCCATGCGGGGAAGAGGTGGTTTTGACAGAATGCCTCCTGGCCGGGGTGGGCGTCCTATGCCTCCATCTAGAAGAGATTATGATGATATGAGCCCTCGTCGGGgacctccacctcctcctcctggacGAGGTGGCCGGGGTGGTAGCAGAGCTCGgaatcttcctcttcctccaccatcaccacctaGAGGAGGAGATCTAATGGCCTATGACAGAAGAGGAAGACCTGGAGACCGCTACGATGGCATGGTTGGTTTCAGTGCCGACGAGACTTGGGACTCTGCAATAGATACATGGAGCCCATCAGAATGGCAGATGGCTTATGAACCACAGGGTGGCTCCGGATATGATTATTCCTATGCAGGGGGTCGTGGCTCATATGGTGATCTTGGTGGACCTATTATTACTACACAAGTAACTATTCCCAAAGATTTGGCTGGATCTATTATTGGCAAAGGTGGTCAGCGGATTAAACAAATCCGTCATGAGTCAGGAGCTTCGATCAAAATTGACGAACCTCTAGAAGGGTCTGAAGATCGGATCATTACCATTACAGGAACACAGGACCAGATACAGAATGCACAGTATTTGCTGCAGAACAGTGTGAA
Coding sequences:
- the LOC125102472 gene encoding heterogeneous nuclear ribonucleoprotein K-like; translation: METEQPEETFPNTETNGEFGKHPAEDMEEEQAFKRSRNTDEMVELRILLQSKNAGAVIGKGGKNIKALRTDYNASVSVPDSSGPERILSISADIETIGEILKKIIPTLEEGLQLPSPTATSQLPLESDAVECLNYQHYKGSDFDCELRLLIHQSLAGGIIGVKGAKIKELRENTQTTIKLFQECCPHSTDRVVLIGGKPDRVVECIKIILDLISESPIKGRAQPYDPNFYDETYDYGGFTMMFDDRRGRPVGFPMRGRGGFDRMPPGRGGRPMPPSRRDYDDMSPRRGPPPPPPGRGGRGGSRARNLPLPPPSPPRGGDLMAYDRRGRPGDRYDGMVGFSADETWDSAIDTWSPSEWQMAYEPQGGSGYDYSYAGGRGSYGDLGGPIITTQVTIPKDLAGSIIGKGGQRIKQIRHESGASIKIDEPLEGSEDRIITITGTQDQIQNAQYLLQNSVKQYSGKFF